The following are encoded together in the Citrus sinensis cultivar Valencia sweet orange chromosome 1, DVS_A1.0, whole genome shotgun sequence genome:
- the LOC102625905 gene encoding beta-glucuronosyltransferase GlcAT14B: protein MDNINNNKQQPQQKKQKWFFSLVFSLLLSTILIIISVSMSSTSTKFYNRAYVQTPRPRFVEQQLQVVSTSSEKIPRLAYLISGSTGDGESLKRTLKALYHPRNQYAVHLDLEAPVEERLELARFVESEPLFVNVGNVRMVSKANLVTYRGPTMVTNTLHAAAILFKEGGDWDWFINLSASDYPLVTQDDLLHVLSTIPRNLNFIEHTSDIGWKEYQRAKPVIIDPGLYTVQKSDVFWVPEKRNVPTAYKLFTGSAWMMLSRPFIEFCLWGWDNLPRIVLMYYANFLSSPEGYFHTVICNAEEFRNTTVNHDLHFISWDNPPKQHPHFLNVDDYQRMVDSNAPFARKFGRNEPVLDKIDSELLGRIADGFVPGGWFNNKRNSNLTAPNHAVANTSELKPGAGAERIKRLITGLISAEDFHAKHCI, encoded by the exons atggacaACATTAACAACAACAAGCAGCAGCCACAGCAGAAGAAGCAAAAATGGTTCTTTTCACTTGTGTTTTCACTCTTGCTTTCAACTATTCTCATCATCATAAGCGTTTCAATGTCTTCAACCTCCACAAAATTCTACAACAGGGCTTACGTTCAAACCCCACGTCCCAGATTCGTCGAACAACAGCTGCAAGTGGTGTCCACGTCATCTGAGAAGATTCCAAGGCTGGCTTACTTGATTTCGGGTTCAACGGGAGACGGGGAGAGCTTGAAGAGGACGTTAAAGGCATTGTATCATCCGAGGAATCAGTACGCGGTTCATTTGGATTTAGAGGCGCCTGTTGAGGAGAGATTGGAGCTTGCGAGGTTTGTCGAGAGTGAGCCTCTGTTTGTGAATGTGGGTAATGTGAGGATGGTTTCGAAGGCTAATTTGGTTACTTATAGGGGGCCTACTATGGTTACTAACACGCTTCATGCTGCGGCTATTTTGTTTAAGGAAGGCGGCGATTGGGATTGGTTTATTAACTTAAGTGCTTCTGATTATCCTTTGGTCACTCAAGATG ATTTACTCCATGTGTTGTCAACTATTCCAAGAAACCTTAATTTTATTGAGCATACCAGTGACATTGGTTGGAAGGA GTACCAGAGAGCCAAGCCTGTTATAATTGATCCGGGGCTTTATACTGTGCAAAAATCTGATGTGTTTTGGGTGCCAGAGAAAAGGAATGTTCCAACTGCATATAAGCTATTTACTG GCTCTGCTTGGATGATGCTCTCTCGCCCTTTCATAGAATTTTGTTTATGGGGATGGGACAATCTCCCGAGGATAGTACTCATGTATTATGCCAACTTTTTATCTTCACCGGAAGGATATTTTCATACTGTTATCTGCAATGCTGAGGAGTTCCGCAATACTACCGTAAATCACGATCTTCATTTCATATCTTGGGACAATCCTCCAAAACAACACCCACATTTCCTCAATGTTGATGACTACCAGAGGATGGTCGACAGCAATGCCCCCTTTGCCAGGAAATTTGGTAGAAATGAACCAGTTCTTGATAAGATTGACTCTGAGCTGCTAGGCCGCATTGCTGATGGATTTGTGCCCGGTGGATGGttcaacaacaaaagaaattcaaacttAACTGCTCCAAATCATGCAGTGGCAAACACCAGTGAGCTGAAGCCTGGTGCGGGTGCTGAAAGGATTAAACGCCTTATCACTGGTTTAATATCAGCTGAAGATTTTCATGCAAAGCACTGCATTTGA